In Calliopsis andreniformis isolate RMS-2024a chromosome 9, iyCalAndr_principal, whole genome shotgun sequence, the genomic window AGATGCGCTGTCTACCTTTTAGATTTGGATTGCGGCGAGGCAGTAAGTTCGTTTCACCAACATACAGTgagaaattaaattatttaaatcagATGGAAAAATTAcatacttattttatatttttggtaGTAGTCATGAttttaaaaatagtaaaaaagatAACTACAAATATACCCTCTTTGGTTCTTCATATATAAGTAGATTGCTTGcttatattttaatatgtcAATGACACTGTTCTCTTTCATTGATGTTATTCAGTAGACGGTAAGGTACATAATTAAAACAGCCTGCCATTTTGTTTCATTATTGTTCATTTGCAATGGTGTAACTTAATTAGTATTGGTAGTCTATGAATTTGGTTTTACTCACTTGTGTTTTTCTTGATTATTATTTATCCTAATGTTGTTAAGTAATATTAGGTATTTTGACACATTTTTAGTAATCTGTAGAATTTACGTGGCAACATCTACCTTGAACATGAAACCCAGCATCTAATAAGTCTAATTCGAGTAACTTATAATACTTCCAATATGATATGGCAAAATTAACAATCGTGAACTACAATATTATATGTAATCATAAATAGTTATTTACTTACTCAATATTTAAATCTTTTAACTCCTGTTGTTTTATCCCATTTTTCAATACACGTTCCATCCAGCAAAAATTTAATCTTAATTCGTACAAATTCACTAATAATGAAAACACTCTAAATAACACTAATAGTCAAACATTAACGAGCAAGCACTGAAACACTAATAACAAATAGCACTGCACCACTCTTAATAATActtcaaataataataaatttaaactGATTTAATAGACGAAAAACTAAAAACTTTAGAATAAGACGGCAAGGAAATCGACGGTCGCTTAGACATGTTTTCGACGTCGTTGTTAAAACAGTTCTGACCTTTTGGAGCGCTCTTCATacaattttctgaaaatttcgAACTCAGAGTTGACAGTGACCAATTGTGCGTGTCCTTCCGAAGACATTCTTAAGGAAAGGAGAAAACAATAGAGAAAGGAACCTTGACTTTATCTGAACATCTGCGACAACAACATCGAAAGCATGTTGAAGCGACCCCCTTTTCACGccttatttgaaatttttattttttagtctACTAAAGTGGAGCAGTGGTATTTATTATTAGTGTTTCAGTGTTGGATCATTAGTGTTTGACTATCAGTAATATATTTAAAACGGTTTCATTATTAGTAAATTTGTAATAATTAAGACTAAATTAGTTAGTGCTGAATGGAACGTGTTCCAAAAAATAAGATGAAACAACAGTAGATAGAAGATTTAAATGGCGAATTGGTAAGTAAATAGATATATTATCATTATATAGAATCCTATAGTTCACGATTAATAATATTGCCATATCATGTTGAAAGTATTGGCAGGAAAGAAAAGTTACTCGAATTGGACCTATTATATCAATGTATCTTACTAGGCCTTCGAGCTACATACACAACTCTGTCAGCCCTCTCATTTGGGGTAAATGTTGTCACGTAACAAAGTAGTGGTAGGCCCATGCTCCTATGTGTGTCTCTACACAGGCAAACCGATGCCAAATCTTCAACAATTTTTCCTGACTAAACAGTTTGATTGAGGTATATGAttcctttcaaatattttttctacTTAACGACCTGAACATGTTTACGTAatgaaaaaaattaacattaattttctATGGCATAAGCAATTTTGCGGGGAGACTTTTTTGCAAATGTCCATCGATTCAGAGGTGTAGATTCACCTGCTAAACACGTGgtcattaatatttttacatcCTGTACCTTTGCTACGAGtatgaaaatatgaataatGAAGATCTTTGGAATCGTTTAAAAAGGTTAACTAGAGGCATAATAAGAGACCCTAAGTTTCGTTTCAGGGACATCTCGAAAAAATTGTTGAACGACCAGGGAGATCGGTGCAAGAGAGCAGAAAACCGCTATCGAGGAGAGAGGTGAGTGACACCGGCACGTGTTACTCGAATTCGTATGTCTGATGATCTTTTTCTCTTTCCTTGGCCGGCTCAGAGCAACAACATCGAGATGGAGGATATTTTTCAACAGCACGTGAGTATACCCTGAAAGACACATAACTGTTGATTAACTCCTTGTGTGAATTTCAGACAGGAGTCTATTCACTTGCAATTCTTTAGATTCTAAAAAATTTTGCATTTGTATTCTATTTTTCTTTTGCTGACAAATTGTAACTAAAACGAAAAAACTTCAGTAAAAAGATTAAAAATTCAAAGCTACAGCTAATTTAAACGAAAGCCATGTTTAATGATCATGGCTATGTTTTTAACACAGATTCTCTCTCACAGATccaaaaacaattaaaattgcTCTGCACACTTGaagtatttgaagatttaaatacttcaatattcaaatattatataCTTAAAGATTTAGATAtttccaaatttaaaaatttttggaaTCTGTTCACTTTGTTGGAAGCTTGCTAATCAATATTTTCAGGCGACAAACGAGAGTAACAAGTTTACAACAATCTTCGAGATGGATAACGAAAGCCAAGAAGCAAAAGTGTACAGGCCAAGTAGCAACGATCTTTCGAGTCCTCTTGGCCAAATCGCAAGATACGTGGCTGCAACTGGGCAGATTCTCAATATCGGGGACGTAGCCACATGGCTGAAGAAGGACATTGTCCAATCTGGAGACGAAACCATTAAAAGCATCCTCTGTATGCCCATAGCGAACGGCCAGAGGACCGTCATCGGCGTCGCCCAGTTGATCAACAAGGTTACTTTTTGATTCAACCTCTCGCAAGTAAGAAAATCATTCCACGCTAATAAAAGTATCACTGCACAGGATAATGGCACATCCTTTACCGACTCTGACGTGTCGATCTTCGAGGCTTTTGCCATATTTTGTGGCCTCGGAATTCATAACACTCAGATGTACGAGTCAGCCTGCAAACTGATGGCAAAGCAGAAGGTCGCCCTGGAGTGTCTAAGTTACCATGCGACTGCCAGCAACGACGACACATTCAAGCTGACTTCTGATCCAATACCATCTGCGGAAACATTTAATTTGTACAGCTTCACGTTCATTGACTTCGATTTGACCGACGAGGACACCTGCAGAGCCACCATTAGGATGTTCAAGCAGTGCGACTTGATTCAGAAGTTTCATATACCTTACGAAGTCCTCTGCAGGTGGATTCTCAGCGTGAAAAAGAATTATCGGTAAGATGTTTGAAGATATCCTTGGTAGGGATTGAAAAGATGGTTTTGAATACACATAATGTGAGGTGTGAGAAGAATAAGATGAATTTGATAtaaattattagaaaatttcaaattgtttgaatattaattaaaGAAGAGCTTCCCCATAATGTTATCTTGAAGGACCATAGACATTTGTCAGAAAAAAGTCTACAGATTAATTTAATTGTTAATgtaatttcttttcttttctttttttcttggtAACTTCTCGTTATTGAATTTGTCATGCAGAAAATATGCAAAGAATATTGAAAATAGTCTAATATACAAATGTAAGCTAATTTAACTCTGACTACAGAACTACAAATTATTACCAATTATTTCAAAACAACCATAACGCAAAACCTTCATCTCAAATTGTTCATccatatatatttaaaaaaaactaaAACCTAAAATAAGTTTACCCTCAAACCAAATTAAAATTCTTAtaattttttctaaattaaacGATACAGGCCAGTTAAGTACCACAACTGGAGGCACGCGCTGAACGTTGCGCAAACGATGTTCGCAATGCTGAAGACTGGGAAAATGGAGCAGTTCATGACCGACCTAGAAATCCTAGGTCTCCTGGTCGCTTGTCTGTGCCATGACCTGGACCACCGAGGAACGAACAACGCTTTCCAAACGAAAACAGAGTCCCCATTGGCCATTCTATATTCCACTAGCACGATGGAACACCATCACTTCGACCAATGCGTGATGATCCTCAACTCAGACAGCAACAACATCTTCCAGAGCCTCTCCATGGAGGATTACAGGAAAGTCATGAAAGTAGTGGAAAGTGCAATCCTATCTACAGATCTGGCAGTGTATTTTAAAAAGAAGAATCGATTCATGGAGCTGATAGACGAGGGCGAGTTCGACTGGCAGAGCGAAGAGAAGAAAGAATGTAAGACCCTATTATAATACAGTAGTAGCCATTGAAATTGGACCACCTAACAAATATCAATGACTTTGGTTTAACTGTCACATGAGAAGTAATCGTCTGTATTACTTATTGCTATCCCTTGAGTTGAAAACTGGATTACCAGGTTTTCTCAGAGATTAATTAATTCAAATTTTGTGTTCAAATTTCTTTTGCAAAACATAAATCAACGTAAAAATGTACAACAAATGGGGATCTGGAAAAGTTTTGTAATATTTTCACAAGAACACAAAATACTAGTACAAGGAACTTTATAAATGGGTATCTGGATACTTACTTTCGACCACAAGAGTTAAATATCTAATATCCTTTTGTACTTGAAATTTTGATCTGTATAACAATTTGGATACCTTTAGTTATCAcatttacaattactttcatattcaaCAAACAGTACTTTTAGTGAGTCCTTGCAACTTCATTGGCCATTGCAATACTTCCGATTCCAAAATCAATCTACTAACATTCCTTTTTCTTCATAGTACTTTGCGGGATGATGATGACTGCTTGCGACGTCAGTGCGATAGCAAAACCCTGGGACGTGCAGCACCGAGTGGCCAAGCTGGTAGCAGACGAGTTCTTTGATCAGGGAGATCTAGAGCGACTGCAACTGAACCAACAGCCAGTGGCGATGATGGACCGCGAGAGAAGAGACGAGCTACCTCAGATGCAGGTCGGCTTCATCGACGTTATCTGTTTGCCTCTGTACAAGGTCCTGTCCGACACCTTCCCCTGGATCATGCCGCTCTACGCAGGCACTCTGGAGAACAGGAAGCACTGGCAAGACCTCGCTGAGAAGGTCGAGATGGGCCTGACCTGGATCGACCGCGACACCATCGATGAACCAGTCGAGGAGTTTGTCTCTTACGAGCCAAAGGACATCGAGTTCACAGTCACCACCCTCAACTGTGCCCACGCGGATAGAAAGGAGGTTCCAGAGAAATCAACTCTAGGAAGATTCGCCTCCCTGAGGAAAGGTGGTAGGACTCTCAGCAAAGGAGTCAGGCATCGCATCAGCAGGTCACTGTACGCGAGGAGCGCCCCCGAGGATGCTACCAAATCGAAGGCTCTGATTCCTGACAGAAAGAGCCGCAGCAAGCTGTGCT contains:
- the Pde6 gene encoding phosphodiesterase 6 isoform X2; this translates as MESEDEVDEELPEAKDTETAERSECQLVCSLNPEEPEMSGACKDPVTMKACVKDKSKLSLSAKTELKESEIARLCRSKRITCQDTIHEYDEEDGLTMEKVGRYLEAHPDVAEAWLRDNASLELRQRLQGIVVPQTKSPARSLQQEENVLSRSKRNSVTSDLFQTWLASSSPAKRSKSPSRNYTSLVGRREELNRLDESDLFMELIRDVANELDINVLCHKILVNVGLLTHADRGSLFLAKGPLEDRYLVAKLFDVTQDTELDEAIHRAKNEEIKIPFGVGIAGYVAQTKEIINIKDAYKDPRFNSSIDMRTGYKTTLILSMPICNYEGDVIGVAQIINKTNGSNEFTDRDVEVFQRYLTFCGIGIQNAQLFELSVQEYRRNQILLNLARNIFEEQNNLECLVTKIMTEAKELLKCERCAVYLLDLDCGEAGHLEKIVERPGRSVQESRKPLSRRESNNIEMEDIFQQHATNESNKFTTIFEMDNESQEAKVYRPSSNDLSSPLGQIARYVAATGQILNIGDVATWLKKDIVQSGDETIKSILCMPIANGQRTVIGVAQLINKDNGTSFTDSDVSIFEAFAIFCGLGIHNTQMYESACKLMAKQKVALECLSYHATASNDDTFKLTSDPIPSAETFNLYSFTFIDFDLTDEDTCRATIRMFKQCDLIQKFHIPYEVLCRWILSVKKNYRPVKYHNWRHALNVAQTMFAMLKTGKMEQFMTDLEILGLLVACLCHDLDHRGTNNAFQTKTESPLAILYSTSTMEHHHFDQCVMILNSDSNNIFQSLSMEDYRKVMKVVESAILSTDLAVYFKKKNRFMELIDEGEFDWQSEEKKELLCGMMMTACDVSAIAKPWDVQHRVAKLVADEFFDQGDLERLQLNQQPVAMMDRERRDELPQMQVGFIDVICLPLYKVLSDTFPWIMPLYAGTLENRKHWQDLAEKVEMGLTWIDRDTIDEPVEEFVSYEPKDIEFTVTTLNCAHADRKEVPEKSTLGRFASLRKGGRTLSKGVRHRISRSLYARSAPEDATKSKALIPDRKSRSKLCLLI
- the Pde6 gene encoding phosphodiesterase 6 isoform X1, whose amino-acid sequence is MESEDEVDEELPEAKDTEVSRNDNLESFETMKISTKPMSSKTAERSECQLVCSLNPEEPEMSGACKDPVTMKACVKDKSKLSLSAKTELKESEIARLCRSKRITCQDTIHEYDEEDGLTMEKVGRYLEAHPDVAEAWLRDNASLELRQRLQGIVVPQTKSPARSLQQEENVLSRSKRNSVTSDLFQTWLASSSPAKRSKSPSRNYTSLVGRREELNRLDESDLFMELIRDVANELDINVLCHKILVNVGLLTHADRGSLFLAKGPLEDRYLVAKLFDVTQDTELDEAIHRAKNEEIKIPFGVGIAGYVAQTKEIINIKDAYKDPRFNSSIDMRTGYKTTLILSMPICNYEGDVIGVAQIINKTNGSNEFTDRDVEVFQRYLTFCGIGIQNAQLFELSVQEYRRNQILLNLARNIFEEQNNLECLVTKIMTEAKELLKCERCAVYLLDLDCGEAGHLEKIVERPGRSVQESRKPLSRRESNNIEMEDIFQQHATNESNKFTTIFEMDNESQEAKVYRPSSNDLSSPLGQIARYVAATGQILNIGDVATWLKKDIVQSGDETIKSILCMPIANGQRTVIGVAQLINKDNGTSFTDSDVSIFEAFAIFCGLGIHNTQMYESACKLMAKQKVALECLSYHATASNDDTFKLTSDPIPSAETFNLYSFTFIDFDLTDEDTCRATIRMFKQCDLIQKFHIPYEVLCRWILSVKKNYRPVKYHNWRHALNVAQTMFAMLKTGKMEQFMTDLEILGLLVACLCHDLDHRGTNNAFQTKTESPLAILYSTSTMEHHHFDQCVMILNSDSNNIFQSLSMEDYRKVMKVVESAILSTDLAVYFKKKNRFMELIDEGEFDWQSEEKKELLCGMMMTACDVSAIAKPWDVQHRVAKLVADEFFDQGDLERLQLNQQPVAMMDRERRDELPQMQVGFIDVICLPLYKVLSDTFPWIMPLYAGTLENRKHWQDLAEKVEMGLTWIDRDTIDEPVEEFVSYEPKDIEFTVTTLNCAHADRKEVPEKSTLGRFASLRKGGRTLSKGVRHRISRSLYARSAPEDATKSKALIPDRKSRSKLCLLI